The Marinilongibacter aquaticus genome has a window encoding:
- the porT gene encoding type IX secretion/gliding motility protein PorT/SprT: MSLATNKTLAQKRDKVIHQADYDAKIVHFGYFLGLSVSNYRIRFTEAYARNSSNATSNGVVISALTSPTNTGLKMGGLMNVTLNPNFDLRIAPTVAIFNRKILVNEDSGILPSREQAWLEIPVFLRYKSMRRGNYRMNMFGGLNMGMETNAINLANKNATRSIPGLRRADFSVEYGVGAEFFRSFFKLAPELHISHGLRNMLRPGQSSTTVTPLSFIDRLNTHTVTFYLYFE, translated from the coding sequence ATGTCTCTGGCCACTAATAAGACTTTGGCCCAAAAAAGAGACAAAGTAATTCATCAGGCCGATTACGATGCAAAAATTGTGCATTTCGGCTATTTCCTTGGCCTTTCGGTTAGCAATTACCGCATACGTTTTACCGAAGCCTATGCCAGAAACTCATCGAATGCGACCTCAAATGGTGTTGTAATCAGTGCCCTCACCTCACCTACAAATACAGGATTAAAAATGGGTGGCCTTATGAACGTCACGCTCAATCCGAATTTCGACTTGCGGATAGCCCCAACAGTGGCCATTTTCAACAGAAAAATACTTGTCAACGAAGATTCGGGCATACTGCCTTCTCGCGAGCAAGCCTGGCTGGAAATCCCGGTCTTTCTTCGTTACAAATCGATGCGAAGGGGCAATTACCGAATGAACATGTTTGGCGGCCTGAATATGGGCATGGAAACCAATGCGATTAACTTAGCGAACAAAAATGCAACCCGAAGTATCCCGGGCTTGCGTCGTGCCGATTTCAGTGTAGAATACGGTGTGGGTGCTGAGTTTTTCCGAAGTTTTTTCAAGCTGGCTCCCGAGTTGCACATCTCGCATGGCCTTCGCAATATGCTTAGGCCCGGCCAATCGTCGACCACCGTTACACCGCTTTCTTTTATAGATAGACTCAACACCCATACGGTTACTTTTTACCTGTATTTTGAATAA
- the ubiE gene encoding bifunctional demethylmenaquinone methyltransferase/2-methoxy-6-polyprenyl-1,4-benzoquinol methylase UbiE — MTVVPYKDNSASKKEQVSTMFDNISGKYDLLNRLLSGGIDIYWRKRAIALLKPEKPQLILDIATGTGDLAVEAHRQLKPKKIIGVDISEGMLAQGREKMKKLGLEEQIELQMGDSEKLLFDDNTFDAVIVSFGVRNFENLLKGLTDMFRVTKPGGTCVIVEFSKPSSFPMKQLYAFYSNTVLPAIGRLISKDQSAYSYLPESVQAFPDGKDFLTIFEQAGFQQTQCKKLTFGICSIYTGKK; from the coding sequence ATGACAGTAGTTCCTTATAAAGACAATTCGGCCAGCAAAAAAGAGCAGGTGTCGACGATGTTCGACAATATCTCTGGAAAATACGACCTCTTGAATCGCCTTCTCAGTGGCGGAATAGACATTTATTGGCGTAAGCGGGCCATCGCTTTGTTGAAACCCGAAAAACCACAGCTCATTTTGGATATCGCCACAGGCACTGGCGACCTCGCGGTGGAAGCCCATCGACAACTGAAACCAAAAAAAATAATTGGGGTCGACATTTCAGAGGGTATGTTGGCACAAGGTCGCGAGAAAATGAAAAAGCTTGGGCTCGAAGAGCAAATTGAATTGCAAATGGGCGATTCGGAGAAACTGCTTTTTGATGACAATACTTTCGACGCCGTTATCGTTTCCTTTGGCGTGCGAAACTTTGAGAATCTGTTGAAAGGACTTACAGACATGTTTAGGGTTACAAAACCGGGGGGAACTTGCGTAATTGTGGAGTTTTCCAAACCCAGTAGTTTTCCGATGAAACAATTGTATGCCTTCTATTCCAATACGGTTTTGCCCGCAATCGGGAGGCTTATTTCAAAAGACCAGTCGGCATATTCATACCTGCCAGAGTCTGTTCAGGCTTTTCCCGATGGAAAGGATTTTCTAACCATTTTTGAGCAAGCAGGATTTCAACAAACCCAATGCAAGAAATTAACATTCGGTATATGCTCGATATACACAGGAAAAAAATAA
- a CDS encoding TetR/AcrR family transcriptional regulator, whose protein sequence is MEIQARILNKAEELFLTLGFKSVTMNDIAQELGISKKTIYQHFEDKKALVEAVCGFVLNNTECMEKECISTAENPVQEIVMMSKCMRDMLETMNPAIFYDLQKYYPKAWQMYRLEKERIRKVMLKNLEMGIEQGYFRNDLNVEILSRMRIELIDMAFNGQMFPAKDFSLIEVQEAFVDHFVRGVVTEKGLNTYNELKQNI, encoded by the coding sequence ATGGAAATTCAGGCACGGATATTGAATAAAGCAGAGGAGCTGTTTCTGACTTTGGGTTTCAAAAGTGTAACAATGAACGATATCGCCCAAGAATTGGGTATTTCTAAGAAAACCATTTACCAACACTTTGAAGACAAGAAAGCTCTCGTGGAGGCCGTATGTGGCTTTGTATTGAACAATACAGAGTGCATGGAAAAGGAATGTATTTCTACTGCCGAAAACCCAGTTCAGGAGATTGTGATGATGAGCAAATGTATGCGGGATATGCTGGAAACCATGAACCCGGCTATCTTCTACGATTTGCAAAAATATTATCCCAAGGCTTGGCAAATGTACAGATTGGAGAAGGAGCGTATCCGAAAGGTGATGTTGAAAAACTTGGAAATGGGCATCGAGCAAGGGTATTTCCGGAACGACCTGAACGTGGAGATTTTGTCGAGAATGCGGATCGAACTGATCGACATGGCTTTTAATGGGCAGATGTTCCCTGCAAAAGACTTCAGTTTAATAGAAGTGCAAGAGGCATTCGTCGATCATTTTGTACGTGGTGTTGTAACAGAGAAAGGCTTAAATACTTATAACGAATTAAAACAGAACATATGA
- a CDS encoding quinone-dependent dihydroorotate dehydrogenase, giving the protein MGFYKTLVFPIFKRFDPEKIHYFAMDLLRFAHRLPFGPALIRKSFTFEDTRLEREVFGLRFKNPVGLAAGFDKNARWVDELANLGFGFIEIGTVTPKPQAGNDKPRLFRLVQDEAIVNRMGFNNEGAATAAELLKVRKSNVLIGGNIGKNKLTPNEEAEDDYLKAFEALHLHIDYFVVNVSSPNTPGLRALQDKEPLMKLLNTLKEANAKKENPKPILLKIAPDLSDAQLDDIVDIVKETNIDGLIATNTTIAREPLQSPQNLVQEIGAGGLSGKPLTKRSTEVIRYLHQKSGGTFPIIGVGGIYTAADAKEKLEAGAALVQVYSGFIYEGPAIVKNICKGILK; this is encoded by the coding sequence ATGGGCTTTTACAAAACACTGGTCTTCCCCATTTTCAAGAGATTCGATCCTGAAAAAATCCATTATTTCGCAATGGACCTGCTTCGTTTTGCTCATCGCCTACCCTTTGGGCCTGCCTTGATTCGCAAAAGCTTTACCTTTGAAGACACTCGGCTGGAACGCGAGGTCTTTGGCCTTCGATTCAAAAACCCCGTAGGCTTGGCGGCAGGTTTTGACAAAAATGCCCGTTGGGTCGACGAGCTCGCCAACCTTGGTTTTGGCTTTATCGAGATCGGCACTGTTACACCCAAACCGCAAGCCGGAAACGATAAACCTCGACTGTTTCGCTTGGTTCAAGATGAAGCCATCGTCAACCGCATGGGCTTCAACAATGAAGGGGCAGCCACCGCTGCCGAACTTTTGAAAGTGCGGAAATCGAACGTATTGATCGGCGGGAACATTGGCAAAAACAAGCTGACACCCAACGAAGAAGCCGAAGACGATTATCTGAAAGCTTTCGAAGCCCTCCATTTACACATCGATTATTTCGTGGTCAATGTGAGCTCACCAAATACGCCAGGCCTAAGGGCCTTGCAAGACAAAGAACCTTTGATGAAATTGCTGAATACCTTGAAAGAGGCCAACGCAAAGAAAGAAAATCCCAAACCCATTTTGTTGAAAATAGCTCCGGATCTAAGCGATGCTCAGCTCGACGACATTGTGGATATCGTAAAAGAAACAAATATCGACGGGCTGATCGCCACGAACACGACGATCGCCCGCGAACCCCTGCAAAGCCCCCAAAACCTTGTGCAAGAAATTGGTGCAGGTGGTCTTAGCGGCAAACCTTTGACCAAACGATCTACAGAAGTGATTCGTTACCTTCATCAAAAATCGGGGGGAACCTTTCCGATTATTGGTGTCGGAGGAATATATACGGCAGCCGACGCAAAAGAAAAATTGGAGGCCGGTGCAGCATTGGTGCAAGTGTATTCGGGCTTTATTTACGAAGGCCCGGCGATTGTAAAAAACATATGTAAAGGTATTCTCAAATGA
- a CDS encoding TolC family protein codes for MNRIILLTAGVLLSFSGFAQQAFSLGEAVEYGLQNHSNVKNALVDRQDTELDIKQIVQTGLPKINGSFQFTYNAIIPSQLIEAKNFDPTAAEGEVIKVQFGVPWGGQAGISLNQLIFDATWLVGLRAADTYRQLADQATEKTKVDVAENISKAYYSVLVAEERMGILSNNLGRLDTLIENTSEMFKQGFAEQIDLNRLEVQRNNLLAEKQKVENLIALSYKLLKFQMSYPVDEPLSLSEKLQDQEKIALMQVEYNAVNPEDRIEFQQLQTNMRLTDLNAERYQKSALPVFNFTASLGAGHSNPVFNPFQRWFPSSALGIGMNIPIYDSGLRKTQVERQRLTKLKLENSAELLRNSFKLENDQATINLKNGLENLRIQKSNLELAEEVMRVTNIKFEQGVGSNIELVNATSDYREAQTNYFAALYDVLVAKVDLDKAHGKLIHD; via the coding sequence ATGAATAGAATAATTTTACTTACTGCTGGAGTGCTGCTTTCATTTAGTGGTTTCGCCCAACAGGCTTTTTCCCTTGGGGAAGCAGTGGAGTACGGTTTACAAAACCATTCGAATGTAAAGAATGCTTTGGTCGACAGGCAAGACACAGAACTGGACATCAAGCAGATTGTGCAGACGGGTTTGCCGAAGATCAACGGATCTTTCCAGTTTACCTACAATGCGATTATCCCTTCTCAATTGATCGAGGCCAAAAACTTTGATCCAACCGCGGCCGAAGGAGAAGTGATTAAGGTGCAGTTTGGTGTGCCTTGGGGTGGCCAAGCGGGTATTTCTTTGAACCAGCTTATTTTTGATGCCACTTGGCTTGTGGGGCTTCGTGCGGCCGACACCTACCGCCAATTGGCCGATCAGGCGACAGAGAAAACCAAAGTCGATGTGGCCGAAAACATTAGCAAAGCGTATTACTCTGTTTTGGTTGCCGAAGAGAGAATGGGCATTTTGAGTAACAACCTGGGTCGCTTGGATACCTTGATTGAGAATACAAGCGAAATGTTCAAGCAAGGGTTTGCCGAGCAAATCGACCTGAATCGACTTGAAGTGCAACGCAACAACCTTTTGGCCGAAAAGCAGAAGGTGGAAAACCTGATTGCCCTTTCGTATAAATTGTTGAAATTCCAGATGTCTTATCCTGTAGACGAGCCACTTAGCTTGAGTGAAAAACTTCAGGATCAAGAAAAAATTGCTCTGATGCAAGTGGAATACAATGCCGTAAATCCCGAAGACCGCATTGAGTTTCAGCAATTGCAAACCAATATGCGATTGACAGACCTCAATGCCGAAAGGTACCAAAAGAGTGCTTTGCCGGTGTTCAATTTCACCGCAAGTTTGGGTGCAGGGCACAGCAACCCGGTTTTCAATCCTTTCCAGCGTTGGTTTCCCTCTTCTGCATTGGGCATCGGCATGAATATTCCAATCTACGACAGCGGCTTGCGTAAAACACAGGTGGAACGCCAGCGATTGACCAAGCTGAAATTGGAAAATTCTGCAGAATTGCTTCGCAACTCATTCAAATTGGAGAACGATCAGGCGACCATTAACCTGAAAAACGGTTTGGAAAACCTACGAATTCAGAAAAGCAATTTGGAATTGGCCGAAGAGGTGATGCGGGTGACGAACATCAAATTCGAACAAGGTGTAGGCTCGAACATCGAGCTGGTAAATGCCACGAGCGATTACCGCGAAGCTCAGACCAATTATTTCGCGGCTCTTTATGATGTGTTGGTTGCCAAAGTAGATTTGGACAAAGCACACGGAAAATTAATTCATGATTAA